From Salvia splendens isolate huo1 chromosome 16, SspV2, whole genome shotgun sequence, a single genomic window includes:
- the LOC121770696 gene encoding probable inactive receptor kinase At2g26730 encodes MKHFPIAVTLLLILLLQLAKSEENLVRDSLLDFFSKLSGNNNNNTTISGWNSTSDPCTAKWRGVTCDKHLLHVQKIDLAALALSGVFDPGTLCLSLSRSLSIINVAGNSLRSSLNFPAISNCSALAHLDISSNNISAPLPDLSRMSTLTAFLAQQNNFHGEIPDLDFTRFRVFNVSHNRLSGLIPVGARGLPPGSFLDNPELCGPPLTDNCSSVAAAESAPSAPPPSPPPPPPPHVKKEGLTNKQILMYMGYVAIAFVAVLLVLIWLRKKAKKSKRGEGAGVESVIKPAVEVKEGKNEYLSAESGQMSASASLMMVASGEGNGMRFDELLKAPAELLGRGSHGSVYKVVCEDHGMVLAVKRIKDWQISSGEFRQRMKRLNQVKHTHVMPAVAYYSSGQEKLIVYEFQQNGNLFKHIHGTSSNRQPLDWTSRLSIAATIADALAYMHDELQYDRIPHGNLKSSNILLNKNMEPSISEYGLMLDQGQDQKGGILANGALQEAQEDYKAIFKVDSYAFGVVLLELLTGRMVLTEGLDLATWVVAVVREEWTVEVFDKDLMQECINEERMVRLLRIAIKCVAKPPEARPSMRQVALAIGAMREEDERSLDVSDLSVTRSFAGL; translated from the exons ATGAAGCATTTCCCAATCGCAGTTACgcttcttcttattcttctaTTGCAGCTAGCGAAATCAGAGGAGAATCTGGTGAGAGATTCCCTCCTCGATTTCTTCTCCAAACTCTCcggcaacaacaacaacaacaccaCCATTTCCGGCTGGAACTCCACCTCCGACCCCTGCACCGCCAAATGGCGCGGCGTCACGTGCGATAAACACCTCCTCCACGTGCAGAAAATCGACCTCGCCGCCCTCGCCCTCTCCGGCGTCTTCGACCCCGGAACCCTCTGCCTCTCCCTCTCCCGCTCCCTCTCCATCATCAACGTCGCCGGAAATTCCCTCCGCTCTTCGCTCAATTTTCCCGCCATCTCCAACTGCTCCGCCCTCGCCCACTTAGATATATCGTCCAACAACATTTCCGCACCCTTGCCTGATCTCTCACGCATGAGCACCCTCACCGCGTTCCTAGCCCAACAAAACAACTTCCACGGCGAGATACCAGACCTCGATTTCACGCGTTTCCGCGTCTTCAACGTGTCCCACAACCGCCTCTCCGGTCTCATCCCGGTCGGGGCACGTGGCCTGCCGCCGGGAAGCTTTTTAGACAATCCAGAGCTCTGCGGCCCTCCGCTGACTGATAATTGCTCTTCAGTTGCCGCCGCTGAGTCAGCTCCCAGCGCGCCTCCGCCttctcctccgcctccgcctccgccacACGTCAAAAAGGAAGGTCTCACGAATAAACAGATCCTGATGTACATGGGATACGTGGCGATCGCCTTCGTCGCGGTGCTTCTCGTCCTCATATGGCTCAGGAAGAAGGCGAAAAAGTCGAAGCGAGGCGAAGGTGCTGGTGTGGAAAGCGTGATCAAGCCGGCGGTGGAGGTGAAGGAGGGGAAAAATGAGTATTTGAGCGCGGAGAGCGGTCAGATGTCGGCCTCGGCCTCGTTGATGATGGTGGCGAGCGGGGAGGGGAACGGGATGAGGTTCGACGAGCTGCTCAAGGCGCCCGCGGAGCTTCTGGGGAGAGGGAGCCATGGGAGTGTTTACAAGGTTGTGTGTGAGGATCATGGGATGGTTCTTGCAGTGAAGAGGATTAAGGATTGGCAGATTTCAAGTGGGGAGTTTAGGCAGAGGATGAAGAGGCTTAATCAGGTGAAACACACCCATGTTATGCCTGCTGTTGCCTATTATAGTTCTGGACAGGAGAAGCTCATTGTGTATGAGTTTCAGCAGAATGGAAATCTCTTCAAACACATTCATG GAACCAGCAGTAACAGACAGCCGCTGGACTGGACCAGCAGGCTGTCTATTGCTGCTACGATAGCTGACGCGTTAGCGTACATGCACGACGAGCTGCAGTACGATCGGATTCCTCACGGAAACCTTAAATCATCCAACATTCTGTTGAACAAGAATATGGAGCCCAGCATCAGCGAATATGGGCTGATGCTGGACCAGGGCCAGGACCAGAAGGGCGGCATTCTTGCGAATGGCGCCCTTCAGGAGGCTCAGGAGGACTACAAGGCTATTTTCAAAGTAGACAGTTACGCGTTTGGGGTGGTTCTGCTCGAGCTCCTCACTGGGAGGATGGTTCTCACCGAGGGCTTGGACCTGGCGACCTGGGTGGTGGCCGTGGTCAGGGAGGAGTGGACGGTGGAAGTGTTCGATAAGGACTTGATGCAGGAATGCATCAACGAGGAGAGGATGGTGCGTTTGCTTAGGATTGCCATCAAGTGCGTGGCTAAACCCCCTGAGGCGCGACCGAGTATGAGACAGGTGGCGCTCGCGATTGGCGCCATGAGGGAGGAGGACGAGAGGTCTTTGGACGTCTCGGACCTCTCCGTGACTAGATCTTTTGCTGGTCTATAG
- the LOC121772470 gene encoding RING-H2 finger protein ATL46-like gives MQGQRWVSGQVAHSHLKISWINHQISQKDGVLANPPPFVLAPPSSYVDSHKESGTRISPAVLFIIVILAVLFFISGLLHLLVRFLTKNPSSSQSSRNVESSTSDALQRQLQQLFHLHDSGLDQAFIDALPVFSYKEVVGPKEPFDCAVCLCEFAETDQLRLLPMCSHAFHLSCIDTWLLSNSSCPLCRGTLFNPGFSIENPMFDYDDFREEDGCPGYGDNGFSLTQKRVEIEEVATEKGVFPVRLGKFRKLDETEAGESIGESSSSRLDARRCYSLGSYQYVVGDASLKVALSQERARNRAKLVRGAGQAANAPADENTDGKKISFGTKTDSYSVSKIWLWSKKGKFASSSGAHLESSSPPNLDLSWMHRGEGM, from the coding sequence ATGCAAGGGCAAAGATGGGTTTCTGGGCAGGTTGCTCACTCCCATTTGAAGATTTCTTGGATTAACCATCAAATCAGTCAAAAAGATGGAGTCTTGGCAAACCCCCCTCCGTTTGTTCTTGCACCACCTTCATCTTATGTTGATAGCCACAAGGAATCTGGGACTAGAATCAGCCCTGCTGTTCTGTTCATTATAGTCATCTTAGCTGTGCTCTTTTTCATATCTGGTCTGCTCCACTTGCTTGTGAGATTCCTCACCAAGAACCCCTCCTCGTCTCAGTCCAGTCGGAATGTTGAATCCTCCACCTCTGATGCCCTTCAGAGGCAGCTGCAGCAGCTCTTCCATTTACATGACTCCGGCTTGGATCAGGCTTTTATAGACGCGTTACCTGTGTTCTCGTACAAGGAGGTTGTGGGTCCGAAGGAGCCGTTTGATTGTGCAGTTTGCTTGTGTGAGTTTGCAGAGACTGATCAGCTGAGGTTGCTTCCTATGTGTAGCCATGCTTTTCATTTGAGTTGCATTGACACCTGGCTCTTGTCGAATTCCTCTTGCCCTCTTTGTAGGGGGACACTTTTCAACCCTGGGTTCTCGATAGAGAATCCGATGTTCGATTATGATGACTTCAGGGAGGAGGATGGCTGCCCTGGTTACGGTGATAATGGATTCTCTCTTACTCAGAAGAGGGTGGAGATTGAGGAGGTTGCTACGGAGAAGGGGGTCTTTCCTGTTAGGCTTGGGAAGTTTCGAAAATTGGATGAAACTGAAGCAGGGGAAAGCATAGGAGAGTCTAGCAGCAGTAGATTGGATGCTAGAAGGTGTTACTCACTGGGTTCCTATCAGTATGTAGTTGGTGATGCTAGCCTTAAGGTGGCCTTGAGCCAAGAACGAGCTCGCAATCGAGCGAAGCTTGTCAGAGGGGCCGGGCAGGCCGCTAATGCTCCGGCCGATGAAAACACAGATGGCAAGAAGATAAGTTTTGGAACAAAGACTGATAGCTACTCTGTTTCCAAGATTTGGTTGTGGTCGAAGAAGGGTAAGTTTGCAAGCTCCTCGGGAGCCCACTTGGAGAGTTCGTCGCCACCAAACCTCGACTTATCCTGGATGCACAGAGGCGAAGGCATGTGA
- the LOC121770853 gene encoding ubiquitin-conjugating enzyme E2 5-like, which yields MSSPSKRRDMDVMKLMMSDYTVEPINDGINEFNVEFHGPKESPYEGGVWKVRVELPDAYPYKSPSIGFVNKIFHPNVDELSGSVCLDVINQSWSPMYDLLNVFEVFLPQLLLYPNPSDPLNGDAASLMMKDKEQYDQKVKEYCDRYAKKNHADNSTSDSDEEVSDNEAYSDGRSESEDEVAGHADP from the exons ATGTCTTCTCCCAGCAAAAGGCGTGATATGGATGTCATGAAATT AATGATGAGTGACTACACTGTGGAGCCCATAAATGATGGCATCAACGAGTTCAATGTGGAATTTCATGGCCCAAAAGAAA GTCCATACGAAGGTGGAGTTTGGAAAGTTCGCGTGGAACTTCCCGATGCTTATCCTTACAAATCACCTTCGATTGGGTTCGTCAACAAAATCTTCCACCCCAATGTTGACGAGCT GTCAGGTTCGGTATGCTTGGATGTCATCAACCAGTCGTGGAGTCCAATGTATG ATCTGTTGAATGTGTTCGAGGTTTTCCTCCCCCAGCTTCTTCTCTATCCTAACCCTTCGGACCCACTCAACGGTGATGCCGCATCTCTGATGATGAAAGACAAAGAGCAATACGACCAAAAAGTCAAGG AGTATTGTGACCGGTATGCAAAGAAGAATCATGCCGATAATAGCACGAGTGATAGTGATGAGGAAGTGAGCGACAACGAGGCCTACAGTGACGGGCGGAGTGAAAGCGAGGACGAAGTGGCGGGGCATGCGGATCCTTAG
- the LOC121771949 gene encoding uncharacterized protein LOC121771949, whose translation MAQPEFLRNDDEYLADLRDAAFFRRGCCFCSFPCFRSRRFERIPPSSEESEVISRSWWGQGVEALKSVREWSELAAGPRWKTFIRQFNQTGGRSRTARCRYDPMSYSLNFETEGSAHFRDFSSRYSAIPAQKLPIHGGT comes from the coding sequence ATGGCGCAACCTGAATTTCTCAGAAATGACGACGAATACCTCGCCGATCTACGCGACGCCGCATTCTTCCGCCGTGGATGCTGCTTCTGCAGTTTCCCGTGCTTCAGATCGCGGCGGTTCGAGCGGATTCCACCGTCTTCCGAAGAGAGCGAGGTGATTAGCCGGAGCTGGTGGGGACAGGGCGTGGAGGCGCTGAAAAGCGTGCGCGAATGGTCAGAGCTCGCCGCCGGTCCGAGATGGAAGACTTTCATCCGCCAGTTTAATCAGACCGGTGGCCGGTCGAGGACTGCGAGATGCCGGTACGATCCCATGAGCTATTCGCTCAACTTCGAAACGGAAGGATCCGCTCATTTCCGCGACTTCTCGTCGCGTTATTCGGCGATTCCGGCGCAGAAACTCCCGATCCACGGCGGCACGTGA
- the LOC121771721 gene encoding WAT1-related protein At3g28050-like isoform X1: MAAGGRSSYCYREALPFGAMVSMECLNVGLNTLFKFAADCGMSRHVFLVYAYAVAALLLLPSLFFSRRRSRLLPSLNSSILLKMFLLGAVGYASQIMGYTGINYGSPTLASAMSNLAPAFTFLLAVIFRMEKVELSSRTSRAKLAGTIISISGAFVVTFYKGPTINASFSSSPPSLHQLVLDSPRSDWIIGSLFLTVEYMLVPVWYILVTHIMKEYPSEFTIIFFYTSSVSVLAAIAGTFAEPDSSKWMIRPNVALVSMLCSGVFNCCINNSVHSWALHLRGPVYVAMFKPLSIAIAAAMGVVFLGDTLYLGR; the protein is encoded by the exons atggcGGCAGGCGGGCGGAGCAGCTACTGCTACCGCGAAGCGCTCCCCTTCGGCGCCATGGTGTCGATGGAGTGCCTCAACGTCGGTCTCAACACGCTCTTCAAGTTCGCCGCCGATTGCGGCATGAGCCGCCACGTCTTCCTCGTCTACGCCTACGCCGTCGccgccctcctcctcctcccctccctcttcttctccCGCCGCCG ATCGCGATTGCTGCCGTCGCTGAATTCGTCGATACTGCTGAAGATGTTCCTGCTCGGAGCCGTGGG GTATGCATCGCAGATAATGGGGTATACCGGCATCAATTACGGCTCTCCCACGCTGGCTTCCGCCATGAGCAACCTCGCTCCGGCCTTCACTTTCCTGCTCGCTGTCATTTTCAG GATGGAAAAGGTGGAGTTATCGAGCAGGACGAGCCGGGCTAAGCTTGCCGGCACAATCATCTCCATATCAGGAGCATTTGTTGTAACATTTTACAAAGGTCCTACCATCAATGCCTCATTTTCATCCTCTCCACCTTCATTGCACCAACTAGTACTCGACTCACCTCGATCAGACTGGATCATTGGCAGCCTATTCCTCACCGTTGAATATATGCTTGTGCCTGTGTGGTACATTCTTGTG ACGCATATTATGAAAGAATACCCTTCGGAGTTCACCATCATCTTCTTCTACACATCTAGCGTGAGCGTTCTAGCTGCAATCGCGGGGACTTTTGCAGAACCGGACTCTAGTAAATGGATGATCAGACCTAATGTTGCTTTGGTCTCTATGTTATGTTCG GGTGTCTTCAACTGTTGCATAAACAACTCTGTTCATTCTTGGGCGTTGCACTTGAGAGGTCCCGTCTATGTCGCCAT